From Echinicola soli, a single genomic window includes:
- a CDS encoding SLC13 family permease — protein MDHLLWKRSGLVLGPLAFIFIILFLRPEGLSHEALAVMALAIWMSIWWILEVIPIAATALLPLLVLPLTGALPMDDTAAAYADPMVLLYMGGFMIAVTIEKWNLHKRIALSIISLIGTDMRFIVLGFMLATALLSMWISNTATSLMMLPIAVAVVNQLSSGIANNEVTDTMIGQALMLGIAYSASIGGLATIIGTPTNIVLVGIVKELYGIEIGFAEWMLVGLPISLCLLGICWWYLVRIAYPFPKNMALAGGKAEIQRQLKALGTISKPEVRVLIVFLLVSFCWISRVFLLEDLLPFLNDTIIALAGVIALFMIPAAREQKQLLDWKTAERIPWGILLLFGGGLSLAAGFKDTGLAAWLGSHFEALQGIHFLFFVLIIVASVNFLTEITSNVATASMLLPILGAVALALGVHPYGLMVAATMAASCAFMLPVATPPNAVVFGSGYLTIPAMAKAGLWMNILSIFFITLFVYYIMPLLWGIDLKVYPF, from the coding sequence ATGGACCATTTGTTATGGAAGCGTTCTGGCTTAGTGCTGGGGCCATTGGCTTTTATATTTATTATACTGTTTTTACGTCCTGAGGGATTGTCTCACGAAGCTTTGGCCGTAATGGCTTTGGCTATATGGATGTCGATTTGGTGGATTCTGGAGGTGATTCCCATTGCTGCCACGGCGCTATTGCCTTTGTTGGTTTTGCCATTGACAGGTGCACTGCCAATGGACGATACCGCGGCGGCTTATGCTGACCCTATGGTGTTACTTTACATGGGCGGTTTTATGATCGCAGTGACCATCGAAAAATGGAACCTTCACAAACGTATTGCCCTCTCTATCATCAGTTTGATCGGTACGGACATGCGTTTTATCGTTCTGGGATTTATGCTGGCCACTGCCCTGCTGTCCATGTGGATTTCCAATACGGCCACTAGTTTAATGATGCTGCCCATTGCCGTAGCCGTGGTCAATCAACTCTCTTCGGGTATTGCCAATAATGAAGTTACTGATACAATGATCGGTCAAGCATTGATGCTTGGAATTGCTTACAGTGCTTCTATTGGCGGCTTGGCGACAATCATTGGAACGCCTACCAATATCGTCTTGGTGGGTATCGTAAAAGAACTTTATGGCATTGAGATTGGTTTTGCAGAATGGATGTTGGTGGGATTGCCTATTTCCTTGTGTTTATTGGGAATTTGTTGGTGGTATTTGGTGCGCATAGCTTATCCTTTTCCTAAAAATATGGCCTTGGCTGGTGGAAAAGCAGAAATTCAACGTCAATTAAAGGCTTTGGGAACGATAAGTAAGCCTGAAGTACGCGTATTGATCGTCTTTTTATTGGTCAGTTTTTGTTGGATCAGCCGGGTGTTTTTATTAGAGGACCTCCTCCCCTTTTTGAATGATACCATTATTGCCCTTGCAGGTGTTATTGCCTTGTTTATGATCCCTGCTGCGCGAGAACAAAAGCAATTGCTGGACTGGAAAACGGCTGAACGTATCCCATGGGGCATACTGCTGCTCTTTGGAGGAGGACTGTCACTGGCAGCAGGCTTTAAGGATACAGGCTTAGCCGCTTGGCTTGGGAGCCATTTTGAAGCACTGCAAGGTATCCATTTCCTGTTCTTTGTCCTGATCATCGTAGCTTCCGTCAATTTCCTCACCGAAATCACCTCCAACGTAGCCACTGCCTCCATGCTGTTGCCCATTTTGGGAGCTGTTGCCTTGGCATTGGGCGTGCATCCTTACGGACTGATGGTAGCAGCCACGATGGCAGCAAGCTGTGCCTTTATGCTCCCCGTGGCCACTCCTCCCAATGCAGTGGTATTTGGCTCCGGCTACCTGACCATTCCCGCCATGGCCAAAGCTGGGCTATGGATGAATATCCTTTCCATTTTCTTTATTACGTTATTTGTTTACTACATCATGCCACTTCTGTGGGGGATTGACCTGAAAGTGTATCCTTTTTAG
- a CDS encoding tetratricopeptide repeat protein → MFKKSILGLCICTALFSGCSNKGDSKGDTLFKQGNYKEAIAVYSDKLATKPKDVEALYSRGRAYEELGDLESAKKDFEAGYKQDEKNVKLLLALSNVYQKQGNFDRSLLYAEYATSVAGAPAMAYFLKARALQQIGNTEEAMKEYTAAIEIDDQFGQAYYYRGVLKYATKKQRGACDDFKKASGLGYKAADTALEKYCE, encoded by the coding sequence ATGTTTAAGAAATCAATTTTGGGGCTGTGCATTTGTACAGCCCTTTTTTCGGGATGCAGTAATAAGGGGGATTCCAAAGGTGACACTTTATTCAAGCAAGGCAACTATAAAGAGGCCATTGCAGTGTATTCAGATAAGCTGGCAACCAAGCCCAAAGATGTGGAAGCACTGTACAGTAGGGGGCGGGCTTATGAAGAGTTAGGAGACTTGGAAAGTGCCAAAAAGGACTTTGAAGCTGGCTATAAACAGGATGAAAAAAATGTGAAGCTTTTGCTTGCCCTGTCAAACGTGTATCAGAAACAAGGCAATTTTGACCGCTCTCTGCTCTATGCGGAGTATGCTACATCAGTGGCAGGGGCACCGGCCATGGCGTATTTTCTTAAAGCCAGAGCGCTACAGCAGATCGGCAATACGGAAGAAGCCATGAAGGAATATACGGCAGCGATCGAAATAGATGATCAGTTTGGCCAGGCTTATTATTACCGCGGTGTGCTAAAATATGCCACCAAAAAGCAGCGTGGAGCCTGCGACGATTTCAAAAAAGCATCAGGATTGGGCTATAAAGCAGCTGATACTGCTCTAGAAAAGTATTGTGAATGA
- a CDS encoding 2,3,4,5-tetrahydropyridine-2,6-dicarboxylate N-succinyltransferase: MELKTIIENAWENRELLKEKDVEIAIKTVIEDLDKGKIRVAEPLENGEWQVNDWVKKAVILYFPIQKMRTIEVGPFEFHDKMALKSDYAKQGVRVVPHAVARYGAFLAKGVVMMPSYVNIGAYVDGGTMVDTWATVGSCAQIGKDVHLSGGVGIGGVLEPIQAAPVIIEDGAFVGSRAIIVEGVRVGKEAVIGAGVTLTASSKIIDVTGDEPKEYRGFVPPRSVVIPGSITKQFAAGEYQVPCALIIGQRKESTDRKTSLNEALRENNVAV, translated from the coding sequence ATGGAATTAAAGACTATCATCGAAAACGCCTGGGAAAACCGGGAATTGTTAAAGGAAAAGGATGTTGAAATCGCCATCAAGACGGTCATTGAAGACTTGGACAAAGGTAAAATCCGAGTTGCAGAGCCATTGGAAAACGGCGAATGGCAGGTAAATGACTGGGTAAAGAAGGCTGTAATCCTTTATTTCCCGATCCAAAAAATGCGTACCATAGAAGTGGGACCATTTGAATTTCATGACAAAATGGCCCTTAAATCCGATTATGCTAAGCAAGGCGTACGGGTAGTTCCTCATGCGGTGGCCCGTTATGGCGCGTTTCTTGCAAAAGGTGTGGTGATGATGCCTTCTTATGTGAACATCGGCGCTTATGTCGACGGTGGCACGATGGTAGATACATGGGCAACAGTCGGCTCTTGTGCCCAGATTGGCAAAGATGTACACCTCAGTGGTGGTGTGGGAATTGGAGGTGTATTAGAGCCTATCCAAGCAGCACCTGTGATCATTGAGGATGGCGCCTTCGTTGGATCCAGAGCCATTATCGTGGAAGGTGTCCGTGTAGGCAAAGAAGCCGTTATCGGTGCCGGGGTGACGTTGACAGCCAGCTCCAAGATCATCGATGTGACGGGTGACGAACCGAAAGAATACAGAGGTTTTGTACCTCCAAGATCCGTAGTGATACCAGGGTCTATCACCAAGCAATTTGCTGCTGGGGAATATCAAGTACCATGTGCCTTGATCATTGGCCAGCGCAAGGAGTCGACAGACCGCAAAACCTCACTAAATGAGGCACTGCGTGAAAACAATGTAGCTGTCTAG
- a CDS encoding glycosyltransferase family 4 protein, whose product MKKTKIVIASVLKPLTDSRAFYKLAISLRETNKYHINIIGFLEKNPPKLENIEFMSIFGRDRLHPKRLLVPFRFLSQLLHIRPELVIITTYELLLPALILKPFIGYKLVYDLQENYVKNILFNRTLNKWLKYPAAAYVQIVEKIGKSFVNHYFMAEKCFQQEFPSIKNYTVLENKHHGNVNNKPAFYLPTTAIKFILTGTLTKVYGIEEGIQWFKSIKPYFPHAQLHIVGYAPMADFRSRIRELSASSPDIYLQVSDRPLRQQAIFSAMDKADVLLLPYHSIPSIWSKIPTKIYEALAIKIPMIIPENPLWTALISSHPAGTALDYSHPNLNRLRSMIAQQQFTQPVDEEVTWESEKPKLLQLVENLIKP is encoded by the coding sequence ATGAAAAAAACCAAAATTGTCATTGCTTCAGTATTAAAGCCACTTACCGATAGCAGGGCTTTTTACAAGCTGGCAATTTCACTGCGTGAAACAAATAAATACCACATTAACATCATAGGATTTTTAGAAAAAAATCCGCCAAAACTGGAAAATATTGAATTTATGTCAATCTTCGGAAGGGACAGGTTGCATCCTAAACGACTTTTAGTGCCTTTTCGATTTCTTTCCCAGCTACTCCACATTCGACCAGAGTTAGTTATCATTACCACCTATGAACTCCTTTTACCTGCACTGATCCTAAAACCCTTTATAGGATATAAACTAGTCTATGATCTGCAGGAAAATTATGTAAAAAACATTCTCTTTAACCGGACATTAAACAAATGGCTCAAGTACCCAGCGGCGGCTTATGTACAGATTGTGGAAAAAATCGGCAAGTCCTTCGTCAACCATTATTTCATGGCTGAGAAATGTTTTCAGCAGGAATTTCCCAGTATCAAAAATTATACGGTTTTGGAAAATAAGCATCATGGAAATGTGAATAACAAACCAGCTTTTTATCTTCCAACAACAGCTATTAAATTTATCCTGACAGGAACCCTCACAAAAGTCTATGGCATCGAAGAAGGCATCCAATGGTTCAAGAGTATAAAACCCTATTTCCCCCATGCACAACTGCACATCGTGGGTTATGCCCCGATGGCTGACTTCAGGTCAAGGATCAGGGAGTTATCCGCCAGTTCACCTGATATCTACCTCCAGGTCAGTGATCGCCCTCTCCGCCAACAAGCCATTTTTTCAGCAATGGACAAAGCCGATGTTCTGCTCCTACCTTATCACTCCATCCCCAGTATTTGGTCCAAGATTCCTACCAAAATCTATGAAGCCCTGGCCATAAAAATCCCCATGATCATTCCCGAAAATCCGTTGTGGACGGCATTGATATCATCACATCCTGCGGGCACTGCATTGGACTATTCACACCCAAACCTCAATCGGCTCCGATCCATGATCGCCCAACAGCAATTTACACAGCCTGTTGATGAAGAAGTCACATGGGAAAGTGAAAAACCTAAGCTCCTTCAGCTTGTGGAAAACTTGATAAAACCATAA
- a CDS encoding metal-dependent transcriptional regulator — protein MPSLTYAEENYLKAIYHLSDGGQHNVSTNDLSKEMKTKPASVSDMLRRLSEKAVINYRKYYGVTITEEGKKSALQIIRKHRLWEVFLVEKLMFSWDEVHEVAEELEHIKSNLLIQRLDDFLGNPKYDPHGDPIPDEYGDVKARPRIPLNELNINDGGQIVAVKDSSAAFLRYLDKVGAYIGARIKILDKVEFDGSLEILVDNKKTLFMSKDVAANILIIHTS, from the coding sequence ATGCCATCATTGACCTACGCAGAAGAGAATTACCTTAAGGCTATCTACCACCTATCGGATGGTGGCCAGCATAATGTATCCACCAATGACCTCTCTAAGGAGATGAAAACGAAGCCGGCCTCGGTGAGTGACATGCTTAGGAGGTTGTCCGAAAAAGCAGTGATCAACTACCGGAAATATTATGGTGTGACCATCACTGAAGAGGGTAAAAAATCAGCCCTACAGATCATACGGAAGCACCGTCTTTGGGAGGTTTTTCTAGTGGAAAAACTGATGTTCAGTTGGGATGAAGTACACGAGGTAGCCGAGGAATTAGAGCACATAAAATCCAACTTGCTTATCCAACGCTTGGATGATTTCTTGGGCAATCCCAAATATGATCCTCATGGTGATCCTATTCCTGACGAATACGGTGATGTAAAAGCCCGCCCGAGAATACCACTGAATGAACTCAATATTAATGATGGAGGACAGATCGTAGCAGTAAAGGATAGCAGTGCTGCCTTTCTTCGGTATTTGGATAAAGTGGGAGCTTACATCGGTGCCCGGATAAAGATCCTCGATAAAGTGGAATTTGACGGTTCATTGGAAATATTAGTCGACAATAAAAAGACATTGTTTATGTCAAAAGACGTAGCTGCAAACATCTTAATCATTCATACTTCATGA